One Falco biarmicus isolate bFalBia1 chromosome 13, bFalBia1.pri, whole genome shotgun sequence genomic region harbors:
- the PEX5L gene encoding PEX5-related protein isoform X2 produces the protein MYQGHMQLVNEQQESRPLLSPSIDDFLCETKPEAVARPVTSNTAVLSTGLDLLDLSEPVLQTQNKAKKSENPSRSEGLKASTHRKKTDNSDLISVDTEQKVQTVRVADKSSLDLVDIQTQLEKWDDVSFHGDRSSKVHPSAERTSSSRAPSKELLWSTENRSQPELTNVKSALDSDSTSELELAPATQARSTKEQRWGGPLLSRNHSLEEEFERAKAAVESDTEFWDKMQAEWEEMARRNWISENQEAPGQVTISTIEKGYYFHTDNPFKDWPGAFEEGLKKMKEGDLPVTILYLEAAILQEPNDAEAWQFLGITQAENENEQAAIVALQRCLELQPNNLKALMALAVSYTNTGHQQEAYQALRNWIKQNPKYKYIAKSKKGSPALTRRMSKTSDESSLLEEVKDLYLEAAHQNGDMIDPDLQTGLGVLFHLNGEFNRAIDAFSAALTVRPEDYTLWNRLGATLANGDRSEEAVEAYTRALEIQPGFIRSRYNLGISCINLGAYREAVSNFLTALSLQRKSRNQKQVPHPALSGNIWAALRIALSMMDQPELFQAANVGDLDILLRAFNLES, from the exons CTGGTGAATGAGCAGCAAGAAAGCAGACCCCTTCTGAGCCCTTCCATTGACGACTTTCTCTGTGAAACTAAACCAGAAGCTGTTGCAAGGCCTGTAACATCAAATACTGCAG TATTATCAACAGGTCTGGATCTCTTGGATCTTAGTGAACCTGTCttacaaacccaaaacaaagcaaagaaatcagAGAATCCATCAAGAAGTGAAGGCTTAAAAGCTTCAACCCACAGAAAGAAGACAGACAATTCTGACCTTATCAGTGTGGATACTGAGCAGAAAGTCCAGACTGTCAGAGTTGCAGACAAGTCTTCACTAGATTTAG TTGATATTCAGACACAGCTAGAGAAATGGGACGATGTCAGTTTTCACGGAGACAGGAGTAGCAAGGTCCACCCTTCGGCAGAGCGAACATCATCATCTAGAGCTCCATCAAAAGAGCTTTTATG GtccacagaaaacagatcaCAGCCTGAGCTGACTAATGTCAAGAGTGCCTTGGACTCTGATTCAACATCAGAATTAGAACTTGCACCTGCAACACAG gcaCGATCAACTAAGGAGCAGCGTTGGGGAGGGCCTCTTCTCTCTAGAAATCACTCCTTGGAGGAGGAATTTGAAAGAGCAAAGGCAGCTGTTGAG tcAGACACAGAGTTTTGGGATAAAATGCAAGCAGAATGGGAAGAAATGGCTCGCAGAAACTGGATTTCAGAGAACCAGGAAGCACCAGGACAAGTTACCATCTCAACCATTGAGAAG ggtTATTATTTCCATACTGATAATCCCTTCAAAGACTGGCCTGGTGCTTTTGAggaaggactgaaaaaaatgaaagaaggtGACCTGCCAGTTACAATCTTATACCTGGAGGCTGCTATTCTACAAGAACCCAATGATGCCGAG GCCTGGCAGTTCCTGGGTATAACACAGGCAGAGAATGAAAATGAGCAGGCAGCCATTGTCGCCCTCCAAAG GTGCTTGGAACTACAGCCAAACAACCTAAAAGCTCTAATGGCCCTGGCTGTAAGTTATACTAACACTGGCCATCAACAAGAAGCCTATCAAGCTCTAAGAAACTGGATAAAGCAAAATCCAAAATACAAGTACatagcaaaaagcaaaaaagggtCCCCAGCACTCACCAGAAGAATGTCTAAGACATCAGATGAAAG TTCATTACTTGAAGAAGTAAAGGATTTATACCTGGAGGCTGCTCACCAGAATGGTGATATGATAGACCCCGACTTGCAGACGGGACTTGGAGTTCTTTTCCACCTGAATGGAGAATTTAACAGAGCAATAGATGCATTTAGTGCTGCTTTAACTGTTCGACCAGAG GACTATACATTATGGAACCGTCTTGGAGCAACCTTGGCAAACGGAGATCGAAGCGAAGAAGCTGTCGAGGCCTACACACGTGCTTTAGAAATACAGCCTGGCTTCATTAGGTCCAGATACAATTTAGGGATAAGCTGCATCAACCTAGGGGCATACAG GGAGGCTGTCAGCAATTTTCTCACCGCTCTCAGTTTGCAAAGAAAGAGCAGGAATCAAAAACAGGTTCCCCATCCTGCTCTGTCAGGCAATATTTGGGCAGCACTTCGAATTGCTCTGTCTATGATGGACCAACCAGAACTATTTCAAGCTGCCAATGTGGGTGATCTAGACATTCTGTTAAGAGCTTTTAATCTAGAGTCGTAA
- the PEX5L gene encoding PEX5-related protein isoform X3: MVMKEMPREESAEEKPLLTVTSQLVNEQQESRPLLSPSIDDFLCETKPEAVARPVTSNTAVDIQTQLEKWDDVSFHGDRSSKVHPSAERTSSSRAPSKELLWSTENRSQPELTNVKSALDSDSTSELELAPATQARSTKEQRWGGPLLSRNHSLEEEFERAKAAVESDTEFWDKMQAEWEEMARRNWISENQEAPGQVTISTIEKGYYFHTDNPFKDWPGAFEEGLKKMKEGDLPVTILYLEAAILQEPNDAEAWQFLGITQAENENEQAAIVALQRCLELQPNNLKALMALAVSYTNTGHQQEAYQALRNWIKQNPKYKYIAKSKKGSPALTRRMSKTSDESSLLEEVKDLYLEAAHQNGDMIDPDLQTGLGVLFHLNGEFNRAIDAFSAALTVRPEDYTLWNRLGATLANGDRSEEAVEAYTRALEIQPGFIRSRYNLGISCINLGAYREAVSNFLTALSLQRKSRNQKQVPHPALSGNIWAALRIALSMMDQPELFQAANVGDLDILLRAFNLES, translated from the exons CTGGTGAATGAGCAGCAAGAAAGCAGACCCCTTCTGAGCCCTTCCATTGACGACTTTCTCTGTGAAACTAAACCAGAAGCTGTTGCAAGGCCTGTAACATCAAATACTGCAG TTGATATTCAGACACAGCTAGAGAAATGGGACGATGTCAGTTTTCACGGAGACAGGAGTAGCAAGGTCCACCCTTCGGCAGAGCGAACATCATCATCTAGAGCTCCATCAAAAGAGCTTTTATG GtccacagaaaacagatcaCAGCCTGAGCTGACTAATGTCAAGAGTGCCTTGGACTCTGATTCAACATCAGAATTAGAACTTGCACCTGCAACACAG gcaCGATCAACTAAGGAGCAGCGTTGGGGAGGGCCTCTTCTCTCTAGAAATCACTCCTTGGAGGAGGAATTTGAAAGAGCAAAGGCAGCTGTTGAG tcAGACACAGAGTTTTGGGATAAAATGCAAGCAGAATGGGAAGAAATGGCTCGCAGAAACTGGATTTCAGAGAACCAGGAAGCACCAGGACAAGTTACCATCTCAACCATTGAGAAG ggtTATTATTTCCATACTGATAATCCCTTCAAAGACTGGCCTGGTGCTTTTGAggaaggactgaaaaaaatgaaagaaggtGACCTGCCAGTTACAATCTTATACCTGGAGGCTGCTATTCTACAAGAACCCAATGATGCCGAG GCCTGGCAGTTCCTGGGTATAACACAGGCAGAGAATGAAAATGAGCAGGCAGCCATTGTCGCCCTCCAAAG GTGCTTGGAACTACAGCCAAACAACCTAAAAGCTCTAATGGCCCTGGCTGTAAGTTATACTAACACTGGCCATCAACAAGAAGCCTATCAAGCTCTAAGAAACTGGATAAAGCAAAATCCAAAATACAAGTACatagcaaaaagcaaaaaagggtCCCCAGCACTCACCAGAAGAATGTCTAAGACATCAGATGAAAG TTCATTACTTGAAGAAGTAAAGGATTTATACCTGGAGGCTGCTCACCAGAATGGTGATATGATAGACCCCGACTTGCAGACGGGACTTGGAGTTCTTTTCCACCTGAATGGAGAATTTAACAGAGCAATAGATGCATTTAGTGCTGCTTTAACTGTTCGACCAGAG GACTATACATTATGGAACCGTCTTGGAGCAACCTTGGCAAACGGAGATCGAAGCGAAGAAGCTGTCGAGGCCTACACACGTGCTTTAGAAATACAGCCTGGCTTCATTAGGTCCAGATACAATTTAGGGATAAGCTGCATCAACCTAGGGGCATACAG GGAGGCTGTCAGCAATTTTCTCACCGCTCTCAGTTTGCAAAGAAAGAGCAGGAATCAAAAACAGGTTCCCCATCCTGCTCTGTCAGGCAATATTTGGGCAGCACTTCGAATTGCTCTGTCTATGATGGACCAACCAGAACTATTTCAAGCTGCCAATGTGGGTGATCTAGACATTCTGTTAAGAGCTTTTAATCTAGAGTCGTAA
- the PEX5L gene encoding PEX5-related protein isoform X1 — protein sequence MVMKEMPREESAEEKPLLTVTSQLVNEQQESRPLLSPSIDDFLCETKPEAVARPVTSNTAVLSTGLDLLDLSEPVLQTQNKAKKSENPSRSEGLKASTHRKKTDNSDLISVDTEQKVQTVRVADKSSLDLVDIQTQLEKWDDVSFHGDRSSKVHPSAERTSSSRAPSKELLWSTENRSQPELTNVKSALDSDSTSELELAPATQARSTKEQRWGGPLLSRNHSLEEEFERAKAAVESDTEFWDKMQAEWEEMARRNWISENQEAPGQVTISTIEKGYYFHTDNPFKDWPGAFEEGLKKMKEGDLPVTILYLEAAILQEPNDAEAWQFLGITQAENENEQAAIVALQRCLELQPNNLKALMALAVSYTNTGHQQEAYQALRNWIKQNPKYKYIAKSKKGSPALTRRMSKTSDESSLLEEVKDLYLEAAHQNGDMIDPDLQTGLGVLFHLNGEFNRAIDAFSAALTVRPEDYTLWNRLGATLANGDRSEEAVEAYTRALEIQPGFIRSRYNLGISCINLGAYREAVSNFLTALSLQRKSRNQKQVPHPALSGNIWAALRIALSMMDQPELFQAANVGDLDILLRAFNLES from the exons CTGGTGAATGAGCAGCAAGAAAGCAGACCCCTTCTGAGCCCTTCCATTGACGACTTTCTCTGTGAAACTAAACCAGAAGCTGTTGCAAGGCCTGTAACATCAAATACTGCAG TATTATCAACAGGTCTGGATCTCTTGGATCTTAGTGAACCTGTCttacaaacccaaaacaaagcaaagaaatcagAGAATCCATCAAGAAGTGAAGGCTTAAAAGCTTCAACCCACAGAAAGAAGACAGACAATTCTGACCTTATCAGTGTGGATACTGAGCAGAAAGTCCAGACTGTCAGAGTTGCAGACAAGTCTTCACTAGATTTAG TTGATATTCAGACACAGCTAGAGAAATGGGACGATGTCAGTTTTCACGGAGACAGGAGTAGCAAGGTCCACCCTTCGGCAGAGCGAACATCATCATCTAGAGCTCCATCAAAAGAGCTTTTATG GtccacagaaaacagatcaCAGCCTGAGCTGACTAATGTCAAGAGTGCCTTGGACTCTGATTCAACATCAGAATTAGAACTTGCACCTGCAACACAG gcaCGATCAACTAAGGAGCAGCGTTGGGGAGGGCCTCTTCTCTCTAGAAATCACTCCTTGGAGGAGGAATTTGAAAGAGCAAAGGCAGCTGTTGAG tcAGACACAGAGTTTTGGGATAAAATGCAAGCAGAATGGGAAGAAATGGCTCGCAGAAACTGGATTTCAGAGAACCAGGAAGCACCAGGACAAGTTACCATCTCAACCATTGAGAAG ggtTATTATTTCCATACTGATAATCCCTTCAAAGACTGGCCTGGTGCTTTTGAggaaggactgaaaaaaatgaaagaaggtGACCTGCCAGTTACAATCTTATACCTGGAGGCTGCTATTCTACAAGAACCCAATGATGCCGAG GCCTGGCAGTTCCTGGGTATAACACAGGCAGAGAATGAAAATGAGCAGGCAGCCATTGTCGCCCTCCAAAG GTGCTTGGAACTACAGCCAAACAACCTAAAAGCTCTAATGGCCCTGGCTGTAAGTTATACTAACACTGGCCATCAACAAGAAGCCTATCAAGCTCTAAGAAACTGGATAAAGCAAAATCCAAAATACAAGTACatagcaaaaagcaaaaaagggtCCCCAGCACTCACCAGAAGAATGTCTAAGACATCAGATGAAAG TTCATTACTTGAAGAAGTAAAGGATTTATACCTGGAGGCTGCTCACCAGAATGGTGATATGATAGACCCCGACTTGCAGACGGGACTTGGAGTTCTTTTCCACCTGAATGGAGAATTTAACAGAGCAATAGATGCATTTAGTGCTGCTTTAACTGTTCGACCAGAG GACTATACATTATGGAACCGTCTTGGAGCAACCTTGGCAAACGGAGATCGAAGCGAAGAAGCTGTCGAGGCCTACACACGTGCTTTAGAAATACAGCCTGGCTTCATTAGGTCCAGATACAATTTAGGGATAAGCTGCATCAACCTAGGGGCATACAG GGAGGCTGTCAGCAATTTTCTCACCGCTCTCAGTTTGCAAAGAAAGAGCAGGAATCAAAAACAGGTTCCCCATCCTGCTCTGTCAGGCAATATTTGGGCAGCACTTCGAATTGCTCTGTCTATGATGGACCAACCAGAACTATTTCAAGCTGCCAATGTGGGTGATCTAGACATTCTGTTAAGAGCTTTTAATCTAGAGTCGTAA